A single genomic interval of Spinacia oleracea cultivar Varoflay chromosome 6, BTI_SOV_V1, whole genome shotgun sequence harbors:
- the LOC110800344 gene encoding WRKY transcription factor WRKY24 — MGFSNGSLDNNNYNFMTNSSFTDLLNSGADDSSKLTVPNRSLSDRIADRTGSGIPKFKSLPPPSIPLSPPPVSPSSYFAFPPGLSPTDLLDSPVLLSSSHVLPSPTTGAFAANWKSYSNNNSSNNNNNKQEDVNKYSDFTFQTQTRPNHVSSNMFQPSFLNEQAVRGRENQPVQQPAQPQQQSWNFDQKNDGSSNSITAMVKSEFPGENYNQGSVVKYETDQNPPYQPAQYIREQRRSEDGYNWRKYGQKQVKGSENPRSYYKCTFPNCPMKKKIETAIDGQITEIVYKGSHNHPKPVNTRRSSAAASAVSAAFQNGSVPPSSSNDYHDHSLGPQRSSSGQMDSGATPENSSISMADDEVDMGSHRSRSSADGDEPEAKRWRGEVDQNECMSAAPGSRAVREPRVVVQTTSDIDILDDGYRWRKYGQKVVKGNPNPRSYYKCTQPGCPVRKHVERAAHDLRAVITTYEGKHNHDVPAPRGSGMSRAAMAPNNVPVSLMAIKPSAVNYTSNAHSFQTSNQGGMPSSFDGAGPLSPFTLQLLQNPGSFGFSGYLNQPQYSDNNMFSNTTATTTSTIKAKEEPKEDMLFESLLC, encoded by the exons ATGGGCTTCTCAAATGGTAGCTTAGACAACAACAATTACAATTTCATGACCAACTCCTCCTTCACCGACCTGCTTAACTCCGGCGCCGACGACTCTTCCAAGCTCACCGTACCTAACCGGAGCTTATCCGATCGTATCGCCGACCGAACCGGCTCCGGTATCCCGAAATTCAAGTCCTTACCACCTCCTTCAATCCCATTATCTCCACCTCCGGTCTCACCTTCGTCATATTTTGCTTTTCCTCCTGGTTTAAGTCCTACTGATCTCTTAGACTCCCCTGTTCTTCTCTCCTCTTCTCAT GTGTTGCCATCTCCGACAACGGGGGCTTTTGCGGCAAACTGGAAATCGTATtccaacaacaacagcagcaacaacaacaacaacaaacaagaAGATGTGAACAAATATTCAGATTTTACTTTCCAAACCCAAACAAGGCCTAATCATGTTTCATCCAACATGTTTCAACCTTCATTTCTTAAT gaACAGGCTGTAAGAGGAAGGGAAAACCAACCAGTACAACAACCAGCACAACCCCAACAACAATCATGGAATTTCGATCAAAAGAATGATGGATCTTCGAACTCAATTACAGCTATGGTGAAATCAGAGTTTCCTGGTGAGAATTACAACCAAGGAAGCGTTGTAAAGTATGAGACAGACCAAAACCCTCCCTACCAACCAGCTCAATACATAAGAGAACAGAGAAGATCAGAAGATGGGTATAATTGGAGAAAATATGGACAAAAACAGGTAAAAGGGAGTGAAAATCCAAGAAGTTATTACAAATGCACGTTTCCCAATTGTCCAATGAAAAAGAAGATTGAGACAGCAATAGATGGTCAGATTACTGAGATTGTTTATAAGGGTAGTCATAATCATCCTAAGCCTGTGAATACTCGGAGATCTTCTGCAGCCGCTTCAGCTGTTTCTGCAGCTTTTCAAAACGGTTCTGTTCCTCCATCGTCCTCAAATGATTACCATGATCATTCATTAGGTCCGCAGAGATCATCCTCGGGGCAAATGGATTCCGGTGCTACCCCAGAGAATTCGTCGATTTCGATGGCTGATGATGAGGTTGACATGGGTTCTCATAGGAGTAGATCATCAGCTGATGGTGATGAACCCGAGGCTAAAAGATG GAGAGGAGAAGTTGATCAGAATGAATGCATGTCAGCTGCACCAGGGAGTCGAGCAGTGAGGGAGCCAAGAGTTGTAGTTCAAACAACTAGTGATATTGATATCTTGGATGATGGATATAGATGGAGAAAATATGGTCAAAAAGTGGTTAAGGGAAATCCTAATCCAAG GAGCTACTACAAGTGCACGCAGCCAGGTTGCCCGGTGAGGAAACACGTGGAACGGGCAGCTCATGATCTTAGGGCAGTGATCACAACCTACGAAGGAAAGCACAACCATGACGTGCCAGCTCCCCGAGGCAGCGGGATGAGCAGGGCAGCCATGGCTCCTAACAATGTTCCAGTTTCTTTAATGGCTATAAAGCCATCAGCTGTTAACTATACAAGTAACGCTCATTCGTTCCAGACTAGTAATCAAGGAGGAATGCCCTCGTCTTTCGACGGGGCAGGACCATTATCACCTTTTACATTACAGTTGTTGCAAAATCCGGGGAGTTTCGGGTTTTCTGGCTACTTGAATCAACCTCAATACTCAGACAACAACATGTTTTCTAATACTACTGCTACAACTACTTCTACTATTAAAGCCAAGGAGGAACCAAAAGAAGACATGCTTTTTGAGTCATTGCTTTGCTGA